One Dermatophagoides farinae isolate YC_2012a chromosome 1, ASM2471394v1, whole genome shotgun sequence genomic region harbors:
- the LOC124491637 gene encoding enoyl-CoA delta isomerase 2, producing the protein MNRNLGILAKYFGNSLIRNQKCFISNRNYLPSLMKAQQISYANIHDLTKRKFSSSSSSSSHQDQIEKDFQTAIANFPKIINADNDTKLRLIALCKQGSIGPCTGDKPSMFSASEKATYQAWKSLGEMSQDDAKKEYIEVVNKLLNENPDKSTKQKEPELVFEERDQVYWIKLNRPKQYNALTPEMYRGLIDALKRSAEDPGIKFTVITGNGPYFSSGNDLNNFPRAIEEFDGDIPKAMDVSRALCQEFVSAFIDFPKMLIGAINGPCFGIMFTTLGLYDCVIATEKVFFTCPFSSLGQSPEGCSTHTFPQIFGPSLASELLYFNYRMPAEEAHRLGLVSRIVPSDKLQNHLEEWLYSEKGLVKTCYPNSMFNAKGIVRNEETRLKLHEINKVECDFLQQSWASEECADALQKFYSRK; encoded by the exons atgaaTCGAAATCTTGGAATTTTGGCCAAATATTTTGGCAATTCATTGAtaagaaatcaaaaatgtttcatttcaaatcgaAATTATTTGCCAAGTTTGATGAAAGCTCAACAAATCAGCTATGCAAATATTCATGATTtaacaaaacgaaaattctcatcatcatcatcatcatcatcgcatCAAGATCAgattgaaaaagattttcaaacAGCTATTGCtaattttccaaaaattaTCAACGCTGATAATGATACAAAATTACGACTAATTGCTCTCTGTAAACAAGGTAGTATTGGACCTTGTACCGGTGATAAACCATCAATGTTTAGTGCAAGTGAAAAAGCTACATATCAAGCATGGAAATCGTTAGGTGAAATGTCACAAgatgatgcaaaaaaagaatacaTTGAAGTTgttaataaattattgaatgaaaatccgGATAAAtcgacaaaacaaaaagaaccTGAACTTGTATTCGAAGAACGTGATCAAGTTTATTGGATTAAATTAAATCGCCCCAAACAATATAATGCTCTTACACCGGAAATGTATCGAGGACTGATTGATGCTTTGAAACGATCGGCTGAAGATCCTGGTATTAAATTTACGGTCATCACTGGTAATGGTCCATATTTTTCCAGTGGTAATGATTTAA ATAATTTTCCACGAGCcattgaagaatttgatgGTGATATACCGAAAGCAATGGATGTATCACGTGCCCTTTGTCAAGAATTTGTATCGGcttttattgattttccTAAAATGTTAATTGGTGCCATTAATGGACCTTGTTTTGGAATCATGTTCACAACGTTGGGCCTATATGATTGTGTCATCGCTAcggaaaaagtttttttcaccTGTCCTTTTTCATCGTTGGGACAATCACCTGAAGGTTGTTCGACACATACATTTCCACAAATATTTGGCCCATCATTAGCATCGGAATTATTGTATTTTAATTATCGAATGCCAGCTGAAGAAGCTCATCGTTTAGGATTAGTATCACGGATCGTTCCATCTGATAAACTACAAAATCATCTTGAAGAATGGCTATATAGTGAAAAAGGACTGGTGAAAACATGTTATCCAAATTCAATGTTCAATGCAAAAGGCATTGTACGTAATGAAGAAACCCGATTAAAGTTACATGAAATCAACAAAGTTGAATGTGATTTTCTACAACAAAGTTGGGCATCTGAAGAATGTGCTGATGCattacaaaaattttattcacgaaaatga
- the LOC124493140 gene encoding telomere length regulation protein TEL2 homolog isoform X1, whose translation MDSIEDNFENIAQNIDRLKNGIENDAEKYDEFHQYILSSRSIIKFNVFIEKLLIEKEKSLRRDKMIAILIDVIFESENFENLIMTTSIRKQTMKYSSFELDKFINILVSFPELIANLYGPGYPHKFETKNYIARLCRVLQQILDGIYRVEQAMESFIMHHMHCIIRRLCLRGYQELIWIHLFENLFNKLIDDVRWMIITQHILFSYHREEDDDDGPTISEMSKFLEPLFKMILHHSSSPKSMEILFPFDYLHKHHDSLLSKIEFLLTNKFILIYHCPLVVYQNNNNNNRDDQFIYNLLGYLFRANRKWFINASLNVMDAWSNSNAFNYRQYQQQFYFCRLMILFTRLLLLSENQSNVKDMEKIIKKLQSSTFIGSTINLACSQQEFRNIGLTTSVILFDLFIRFNSIDIELPKFPELDALENDDCCKHLKYLGSFDLDQLFDNVQNQNEISTQSMMTNDDEQTTTTTATTDDNVNIVDMMKSTTFDSDDDDDDDLEPYDISNDIPIGDDVRFTKKNLGTSSILKNQKNIQDILLIDSSKQRPIYLQDLIEGLCSDDEKSEWKQKCLQSAEKIIRANTDHYNQLDSVSLRLAKILVDLDNNGGIENFDQLRLNSLIALCVGSPKIVASYLADRFYAPYISIQNRLDVLAVLTKASEELCQLQPFKYKDHDKFIKPIPENSQKLLSISEKNQKFQRDFFTIDTDYNDDGDRSEQQNWKSIIEQRIKSNTRFISPIYHQKHSESSTMSSSSNRFVPFAKYFFFPLLRDFEKMDLKLKINDIDSFIVESLILALGILLQNCHQHSQTMLMSKELLPFIYSYRNHSKSNVRSAIIQTFKIVLQSTPGHYLLNELSNQMIDFKIWLQDIIIDDLNQNCMIKAYQVMMTLDKMVNQIQSQLTQQQSSIGTRTILPSQTSRNVRTIRSTSNADG comes from the exons atggATTCGATCGaagataattttgaaaatattgcccaaaatattgatcgattaaaGAATGGAATCGAAAATGATGctgaaaaatatgatgaatttcacCAGTATATTCTATCGTCtcgatcaatcatcaaattcaatgtttttattgaaaaattattgattgaaaaagaaaaatcattaagACGTGATAAAATGATTGCGATTCTTATCGATGTCATTTTTGAATcggaaaattttgaaaatcttaTCATGACAACATCTATCCGGAAACAAACGatgaaatattcatcatttgagtTGGATAAATTTATCAACATTTTGGTATCATTTCCCGAATTGATTGCAAATCTATATGGTCCTGGTTATCCAcataaatttgaaacaaaaaattacattGCCCGACTTTGTCGGGTTTTGCAACAGATTCTTGATGGAATATATCGAGTTGAACAAGCTATGGAATCATTTATTATGCACCATATGCATTGTATTATACGTCGTTTGTGTCTACGTGGTTATCAAGAATTGATttggattcatttgtttgaaaatttattcaataaattaatcgatgatgttCGATGGATGATCATTACACAACATATTCTATTTTCATATCACCGTGaagaggatgatgatgatggaccaACCATTTCTGAAATGTCTAAATTTTTAGAACcattattcaaaatgatatTGCATCATTCATCTAGTCCTAAATCgatggaaattttatttccattcgaTTATCTACACAAACATcatgattcattattatcgaaaattgaatttctattgacaaacaaattcattctcATTTATCATTGTCCATTGGTTGTTTatcaaaataacaataataataatcgtgatgatcaattcatcTATAATTTATTGGGCTATTTATTTCGTGCGAATCGCAAGTGGTTCATCAATGCTTCACTAAATGTAATGGATGCATGGTCAAATTCTAATGCATTCAATTATCGTCAATATCAACagcaattttatttttgtcgtttaatgattttatttacaagattattattattatcagaaAATCAAAGCAATGTCAAagatatggaaaaaattatcaaaaaattacaatcatcaacttTTATTGGTTCGACAATAAATCTGGCTTGTTCACAGCAAGAATTTCGTAATATTGGCCTCACTACATCAGTCATTCTATTTGAtcttttcattcgattcaattctatCGATATTGAATTGCCAAAATTTCCAGAACTTGATGCattagaaaatgatgattgttgtaaaCATTTAAAATATCTTGGTTCATTCGATTTGGATCAATTATTTGATAatgttcaaaatcaaaacgaaATTTCCACACAATCTATGatgaccaatgatgatgaacaaacaacaacaaccactgCTACtactgatgataatgttaataTAGTGgatatgatgaaatcaacaacatttgatagcgatgatgacgacgatgatgatctagAACCATATGatatttcaaatgatatTCCAATCGGTGATGATGTTCGttttacaaagaaaaatttgggCACTTcttcaatattgaaaaatcagaaaaatattcaagatATCCTATTGATTGATAGCTCTAAACAGCGGCCCATCTATCTGCAAGATTTGATTGAAGGACTATGTAGTGATGACGAAAAATctgaatggaaacaaaaatgtctaCAATCAGCTGAGAAAATAATTCGTGCCAATActgatcattataatcaattggATTCGGTATCATTACGTTTGGCAAAAATACTTGTAGATttagataataatggtggtattgaaaatttcgatCAATTACGActgaattcattgattgcaCTTTGTGTTGGATCACCAAAAATTGTTGCCAGCTATTTAGCTGATCGTTTCTATGCACCGTATATATCCATCCAGAATCGTTTAGATGTTCTTGCTGTATTGACAAAAGCCAGTGAAGAACTGTGTCAATTACAGCCATTTAAATATAAAGATCAtgataaatttatcaaaCCAATTCCAGAAAACAGTCAGAAACTTTTATCAATCAgtgaaaagaatcaaaaatttcaacgtGATTTTTTCACTATCGATAccgattataatgatgatggtgatcgtTCTGAACAGCAAAATTGGAAATCCATAATCGAACAGCGAATAAAATCCAATACAAGATTTATTTCaccaatttatcatcaaaaacattcagaatcatcaacaatgtcatcatcatcgaatcgaTTCGTGCCATttgcaaaatattttttctttccattattacgtgattttgaaaaaatggatttaaaattgaaaatcaacgatatcgattcattcattgttgaatcATTAATATTGGCATTGGGCATCCTGTTACAGAAttgtcatcaacattcaCAAACAATGTTAATGTCAAAAGAATTAttgccattcatttattcttatCGTAATCATTCGAAAAG CAATGTTCGTTCAGCaatcattcaaacatttaaGATTGTCTTACAATCAACACCTGGTCATTATCttttaaatgaattatcaaatcaaatgattgattttaaaatctGGCTTCAAG acataatcattgatgatttaaatcaaaattgtatGATCAAAGCATATcaagtgatgatgacattggaCAAGATggtcaatcaaattcaatcacaaTTGACACAGCAACAATCATCG aTTGGTACACGAACCATTTTACCATCACAAACATCACGTAATGTACGTACCATCAGATCAACATCAAACGCTGATggatga
- the LOC124493143 gene encoding uncharacterized protein LOC124493143, which produces MDSSNIEESTSLTTMTPSTKGHHHHHHHHCHCQRLTPKSMLNYQNQNNNRERRIRLIRLGAIYYLTWIILIILATSIWPYIYLLFPRPQCWNHRQIQVNLSLIVAIITSVISLLLLIIQCLCTRIKTTKFRRNFCRTSFFLFTLIAIINFIIAIYFFNMFSCYFDQHDGNDGDDDDMMAILAGDWLTNTTIRYDLKIVAVIHLICSILSFFTGIGFAIIRHNFKYVLRIDLH; this is translated from the coding sequence atggattcatcaaatattgaagAATCAACAAGTCTAACGACAATGACACCATCGACAAAaggacatcatcatcatcatcatcatcattgtcattgtcaacGATTGACACCAAAATCAATgttaaattatcaaaatcaaaataataatcgtgaACGACGTATACGATTAATACGTTTAGGTGCCATTTATTATCTAACATGGATCATATTGATCATATTGGCAACATCGATATGGCCTTATATTTATCTATTATTTCCACGACCACAATGTTGGAATCATCGCCAGATTCAAGTGAATCTATCATTAATTGTTGCCATTATAACCAGtgttatttcattattattattgatcatacAATGTTTATGTACAAGAATTAAGACGACAAAATTTCGTCGTAATTTTTGTCgtacaagtttttttctattcacatTGATTGCCattataaattttatcattgccatttattttttcaacatgTTTAGCTGTTATTTTGATCAacatgatggtaatgatggtgatgatgatgatatgatggcCATCTTGGCTGGTGATTGGTTAACAAATACAACCATACGttatgatttgaaaattgttgccgttattcatttgatttgttcaattttgtcattttttacCGGCATCGGTTTCGCTATTATTCGCCATAATTTTAAATATGTTTTACGTATTGATttacattga
- the Nop10 gene encoding nop10 ribonucleoprotein — MYLMYYLDDTSNKRVYTMAKVDPFGRPTFSAHPARFSPDDRYANERIMIKKRFGLLLTQRNADGGGGSSQQNGCTK; from the exons atgtatCTAATGTATTATCTGGATGATACAAGCAATAAACGTGTCTATACTATGGCCAAAGTTGATCCATTTGGACGTCCAACATTTTCGGCTCATCCAG ctCGTTTTTCACCAGATGATCGTTATgcaaatgaaagaattatgattaaaaaacGTTTTGGCCTATTATTAACACAACGAAATGccgatggtggtggtggttcatcacaacaaaatggatgcacaaaataa
- the LOC124493140 gene encoding telomere length regulation protein TEL2 homolog isoform X2, translating to MDSIEDNFENIAQNIDRLKNGIENDAEKYDEFHQYILSSRSIIKFNVFIEKLLIEKEKSLRRDKMIAILIDVIFESENFENLIMTTSIRKQTMKYSSFELDKFINILVSFPELIANLYGPGYPHKFETKNYIARLCRVLQQILDGIYRVEQAMESFIMHHMHCIIRRLCLRGYQELIWIHLFENLFNKLIDDVRWMIITQHILFSYHREEDDDDGPTISEMSKFLEPLFKMILHHSSSPKSMEILFPFDYLHKHHDSLLSKIEFLLTNKFILIYHCPLVVYQNNNNNNRDDQFIYNLLGYLFRANRKWFINASLNVMDAWSNSNAFNYRQYQQQFYFCRLMILFTRLLLLSENQSNVKDMEKIIKKLQSSTFIGSTINLACSQQEFRNIGLTTSVILFDLFIRFNSIDIELPKFPELDALENDDCCKHLKYLGSFDLDQLFDNVQNQNEISTQSMMTNDDEQTTTTTATTDDNVNIVDMMKSTTFDSDDDDDDDLEPYDISNDIPIGDDVRFTKKNLGTSSILKNQKNIQDILLIDSSKQRPIYLQDLIEGLCSDDEKSEWKQKCLQSAEKIIRANTDHYNQLDSVSLRLAKILVDLDNNGGIENFDQLRLNSLIALCVGSPKIVASYLADRFYAPYISIQNRLDVLAVLTKASEELCQLQPFKYKDHDKFIKPIPENSQKLLSISEKNQKFQRDFFTIDTDYNDDGDRSEQQNWKSIIEQRIKSNTRFISPIYHQKHSESSTMSSSSNRFVPFAKYFFFPLLRDFEKMDLKLKINDIDSFIVESLILALGILLQNCHQHSQTMLMSKELLPFIYSYRNHSKSNVRSAIIQTFKIVLQSTPGHYLLNELSNQMIDFKIWLQDIIIDDLNQNCMIKAYQVMMTLDKMVNQIQSQLTQQQSSLLIDVYTYYDNNNSNNER from the exons atggATTCGATCGaagataattttgaaaatattgcccaaaatattgatcgattaaaGAATGGAATCGAAAATGATGctgaaaaatatgatgaatttcacCAGTATATTCTATCGTCtcgatcaatcatcaaattcaatgtttttattgaaaaattattgattgaaaaagaaaaatcattaagACGTGATAAAATGATTGCGATTCTTATCGATGTCATTTTTGAATcggaaaattttgaaaatcttaTCATGACAACATCTATCCGGAAACAAACGatgaaatattcatcatttgagtTGGATAAATTTATCAACATTTTGGTATCATTTCCCGAATTGATTGCAAATCTATATGGTCCTGGTTATCCAcataaatttgaaacaaaaaattacattGCCCGACTTTGTCGGGTTTTGCAACAGATTCTTGATGGAATATATCGAGTTGAACAAGCTATGGAATCATTTATTATGCACCATATGCATTGTATTATACGTCGTTTGTGTCTACGTGGTTATCAAGAATTGATttggattcatttgtttgaaaatttattcaataaattaatcgatgatgttCGATGGATGATCATTACACAACATATTCTATTTTCATATCACCGTGaagaggatgatgatgatggaccaACCATTTCTGAAATGTCTAAATTTTTAGAACcattattcaaaatgatatTGCATCATTCATCTAGTCCTAAATCgatggaaattttatttccattcgaTTATCTACACAAACATcatgattcattattatcgaaaattgaatttctattgacaaacaaattcattctcATTTATCATTGTCCATTGGTTGTTTatcaaaataacaataataataatcgtgatgatcaattcatcTATAATTTATTGGGCTATTTATTTCGTGCGAATCGCAAGTGGTTCATCAATGCTTCACTAAATGTAATGGATGCATGGTCAAATTCTAATGCATTCAATTATCGTCAATATCAACagcaattttatttttgtcgtttaatgattttatttacaagattattattattatcagaaAATCAAAGCAATGTCAAagatatggaaaaaattatcaaaaaattacaatcatcaacttTTATTGGTTCGACAATAAATCTGGCTTGTTCACAGCAAGAATTTCGTAATATTGGCCTCACTACATCAGTCATTCTATTTGAtcttttcattcgattcaattctatCGATATTGAATTGCCAAAATTTCCAGAACTTGATGCattagaaaatgatgattgttgtaaaCATTTAAAATATCTTGGTTCATTCGATTTGGATCAATTATTTGATAatgttcaaaatcaaaacgaaATTTCCACACAATCTATGatgaccaatgatgatgaacaaacaacaacaaccactgCTACtactgatgataatgttaataTAGTGgatatgatgaaatcaacaacatttgatagcgatgatgacgacgatgatgatctagAACCATATGatatttcaaatgatatTCCAATCGGTGATGATGTTCGttttacaaagaaaaatttgggCACTTcttcaatattgaaaaatcagaaaaatattcaagatATCCTATTGATTGATAGCTCTAAACAGCGGCCCATCTATCTGCAAGATTTGATTGAAGGACTATGTAGTGATGACGAAAAATctgaatggaaacaaaaatgtctaCAATCAGCTGAGAAAATAATTCGTGCCAATActgatcattataatcaattggATTCGGTATCATTACGTTTGGCAAAAATACTTGTAGATttagataataatggtggtattgaaaatttcgatCAATTACGActgaattcattgattgcaCTTTGTGTTGGATCACCAAAAATTGTTGCCAGCTATTTAGCTGATCGTTTCTATGCACCGTATATATCCATCCAGAATCGTTTAGATGTTCTTGCTGTATTGACAAAAGCCAGTGAAGAACTGTGTCAATTACAGCCATTTAAATATAAAGATCAtgataaatttatcaaaCCAATTCCAGAAAACAGTCAGAAACTTTTATCAATCAgtgaaaagaatcaaaaatttcaacgtGATTTTTTCACTATCGATAccgattataatgatgatggtgatcgtTCTGAACAGCAAAATTGGAAATCCATAATCGAACAGCGAATAAAATCCAATACAAGATTTATTTCaccaatttatcatcaaaaacattcagaatcatcaacaatgtcatcatcatcgaatcgaTTCGTGCCATttgcaaaatattttttctttccattattacgtgattttgaaaaaatggatttaaaattgaaaatcaacgatatcgattcattcattgttgaatcATTAATATTGGCATTGGGCATCCTGTTACAGAAttgtcatcaacattcaCAAACAATGTTAATGTCAAAAGAATTAttgccattcatttattcttatCGTAATCATTCGAAAAG CAATGTTCGTTCAGCaatcattcaaacatttaaGATTGTCTTACAATCAACACCTGGTCATTATCttttaaatgaattatcaaatcaaatgattgattttaaaatctGGCTTCAAG acataatcattgatgatttaaatcaaaattgtatGATCAAAGCATATcaagtgatgatgacattggaCAAGATggtcaatcaaattcaatcacaaTTGACACAGCAACAATCATCG ttgtTGATAGATGTTTATACCTactacgacaacaacaacagcaacaacgaacgatga
- the LOC124493142 gene encoding AN1-type zinc finger protein 1: MAELPHLGQHCSICSILDYLPVKCVDCNNFFCKDHRISHECVAEKRYESNQDNDHRSNDDFIKCHFCIDSVQITQSSVCNHCMKRFCLNHRHQVDHKCLKLISNQIDDKKIDSKTDEILAKIRSVYKPGMNVKNRGAKNNPLALKVALMKLKSKAIGLESTPQEEREYFYLSFIANEIGYNQQCKEFRDEPIFLCREWSIGKCVDWLAQKWSLINKNNQWNAPKLILTSERLLIDTNDQRKCCEKQKNFFCFSHHLKDLLADNVIFSTDLLILTYLEN; this comes from the exons ATGGCCGAATTACCACATTTAGGTCAACATTGTTCCATTTGTTCGATTTTgg attATTTACCAGTCAAATGTGttgattgtaataattttttctg CAAAGATCATAGAATTTCACATGAATGTGTGGCAGAAAAACGTTATGAATCCAATCAAGACAATGATCAtcgatcaaatgatgattttattaaatGCCATTTTTGCATAGATTCCGTACAAATTACACAATCATCAGTTTGTAATCATTGTATGAAAAGATTTTGTTtaaatcatcgtcatcaagtGGATCATAAATGTTTGAAACTcatatcgaatcaaatcgatgacaagaaaattgattcaaaaaccGATGAAATATTAGCCAAAATACGGTCGGTATATAAACCGggaatgaatgtaaaaaatcgTGGTGCCAAAAATAATCCATTAGCATTGAAAGTGGcattaatgaaattaaaatccaAAGCCATTGGTCTTGAATCAACGCCGCAAGAAGAACgtgaatatttttatctttcattcattgcaaATGAAATTGGCTACAATCAACAATGTAAAGAATTTCGTGATGAACCAATATTTCTTTGCCGTGAATGGTCCATTGGTAAATGTGTTGATTGGTTAGCACAGAAATGGTCACTGATCAACAAGAATAATCAATGGAATGCACCAAAATTAATTCTTACTAGTGAACGATTATTAATCGATACGAATGATCAACGAAAATGTTGTGAAAAACAGaagaatttcttttgtttttctcatcatttgaaaGATTTATTAGCTGATaatgtcattttttcaactgatttattgattttaacATATCtggaaaattaa